The following are encoded in a window of Ruminiclostridium herbifermentans genomic DNA:
- a CDS encoding heavy metal translocating P-type ATPase, which produces MVKKEIILEGLNCAQCANKIEQKVSRISNVNSASVNFISKTLTIETGHIEKIDEILKQANEIILRLEPNVIIKEKDTEKMSQKVFKVIGLDCANCASKIEKEINKIDGIKNATMNFATNKLIIEFSEKNRMKEVTEAAIKAAKRLEDGIEIIDEDMITERGNGKNQVERDNHIEFNNNIKKLVCFGISVVLFSIALLLKVPFWIEFALFFIAYLFVGLDVLIKAIKNIIRGQVFDENFLMAVATIGAFSIKEFPEGVAVMLFYQVGEFFQDYAVNRSRKSITALMDIRPDFANIKVGSEIKRVTPEEVKVGNIIIIKPGEKIPLDGKVIEGKSRVDTSALTGESVPRELAAGDEALAGFINNSGVLTIEVTKEFGETTVSKILDLVQNASSKKAPTENFITKFAKYYTPIVVLSAVVIALLPPLIIQDATFGEWIYRALVFLVVSCPCALVVSIPLSFFGGIGGASRNGILVKGSNYLEALNNVDTVVFDKTGTLTKGTFNVTEINAEGKISKEELLELAALSESYSNHPIALSIIRAYGKELNKDAIKDYNEISGYGINAVIENKKVSVGNIRLMKKENIDVADRPVIGSVVYISVDGEYAGHIVISDEIKDDAKNAVTSLKEIGIKNITMLTGDNDSVGKAIANKLGIEKVYTELLPDQKVEKLEKIIEHKTTKDKVVFVGDGINDAPVLARADVGVAMVGLGSDAAIEAADVVLMTDEPSKIITAIKIAKRTRNIVWQNISFALGVKILVLILGTFGIATMWEAVFADVGVALIAIINAMRAMKMQK; this is translated from the coding sequence ATGGTTAAAAAAGAGATTATATTAGAAGGATTAAATTGTGCTCAATGTGCTAATAAAATAGAACAGAAAGTATCGCGAATTTCTAATGTAAATTCTGCTTCTGTAAATTTTATTTCAAAGACATTAACAATAGAAACTGGACACATAGAAAAAATTGATGAAATACTAAAGCAGGCAAATGAAATTATATTAAGATTAGAGCCAAATGTTATCATAAAAGAAAAGGATACAGAAAAAATGTCACAAAAGGTTTTTAAGGTAATTGGCTTAGATTGTGCTAATTGTGCATCAAAAATTGAAAAAGAGATTAATAAAATTGATGGCATCAAGAACGCAACCATGAATTTTGCTACTAATAAATTAATTATAGAATTTAGTGAAAAGAATAGAATGAAGGAAGTGACAGAAGCTGCTATAAAAGCAGCAAAGAGATTGGAAGATGGGATAGAAATAATAGATGAGGATATGATTACAGAACGTGGAAATGGAAAAAATCAGGTTGAGAGGGATAATCATATAGAATTTAATAATAATATAAAGAAATTAGTTTGCTTCGGAATAAGTGTTGTTTTATTTAGTATTGCATTATTATTAAAAGTACCCTTTTGGATTGAATTTGCACTGTTTTTTATTGCATATCTATTTGTGGGCTTAGATGTCTTGATAAAAGCCATAAAAAATATAATAAGAGGGCAAGTATTTGATGAAAACTTTTTGATGGCAGTAGCTACCATAGGAGCATTTTCTATTAAAGAGTTTCCAGAAGGTGTAGCAGTTATGCTCTTTTATCAAGTTGGAGAATTTTTTCAGGATTATGCTGTAAACCGCTCAAGAAAATCAATTACAGCATTAATGGATATAAGACCGGATTTTGCTAATATAAAAGTTGGCAGTGAAATAAAAAGAGTAACTCCCGAAGAGGTTAAGGTTGGAAACATTATAATAATTAAGCCAGGGGAAAAAATTCCTCTTGATGGAAAAGTTATTGAAGGAAAATCAAGAGTTGATACATCAGCTTTAACAGGAGAATCAGTTCCGAGGGAACTTGCAGCAGGAGATGAGGCTTTAGCTGGCTTTATAAATAACAGTGGTGTTTTAACTATTGAAGTTACAAAAGAATTTGGTGAAACCACAGTGTCTAAAATTCTTGATCTAGTTCAGAATGCTAGCAGCAAAAAGGCTCCAACTGAGAATTTTATTACTAAATTTGCAAAGTATTATACACCAATAGTAGTTTTATCTGCTGTAGTAATAGCTTTATTACCACCTCTGATTATTCAGGATGCTACTTTTGGAGAGTGGATTTATAGAGCATTAGTATTTCTAGTTGTATCATGTCCTTGTGCACTGGTTGTATCAATACCATTAAGCTTTTTTGGAGGTATAGGCGGAGCCTCAAGAAACGGTATACTTGTTAAGGGCAGCAATTATCTTGAAGCACTTAATAATGTTGATACAGTTGTATTTGATAAGACCGGAACTTTAACAAAAGGAACCTTTAATGTTACTGAGATTAATGCCGAGGGTAAAATTAGTAAAGAAGAACTTTTAGAACTTGCTGCTTTATCAGAATCATACTCTAACCATCCAATTGCATTGTCAATAATAAGAGCCTATGGGAAAGAGTTAAATAAGGATGCTATAAAAGATTATAATGAAATATCAGGATATGGAATTAATGCAGTTATTGAAAATAAGAAGGTTTCTGTTGGCAACATCAGATTAATGAAAAAAGAAAATATTGATGTGGCTGATAGACCTGTAATAGGTTCAGTTGTATATATTTCAGTAGATGGAGAATATGCAGGACATATAGTGATTTCTGATGAAATCAAAGATGATGCAAAAAATGCTGTTACTTCTCTTAAAGAAATAGGAATTAAAAATATAACAATGCTAACTGGAGATAATGACTCTGTTGGAAAAGCTATTGCAAACAAATTAGGAATAGAAAAGGTATATACTGAATTATTGCCAGACCAAAAGGTTGAAAAATTGGAGAAAATAATTGAACATAAGACTACAAAAGACAAGGTAGTTTTTGTTGGAGATGGTATAAATGATGCACCAGTATTGGCAAGAGCCGATGTAGGAGTTGCTATGGTAGGATTAGGCTCCGATGCTGCAATAGAGGCTGCAGATGTGGTGTTAATGACAGATGAACCCTCAAAGATTATTACAGCCATAAAGATAGCCAAAAGAACTAGAAATATAGTATGGCAGAACATATCATTTGCATTGGGTGTTAAGATTTTGGTACTGATACTTGGAACTTTTGGAATTGCTACTATGTGGGAGGCTGTATTTGCTGACGTTGGAGTTGCCTTAATAGCAATAATAAATGCAATGAGAGCAATGAAAATGCAAAAGTAA
- a CDS encoding MATE family efflux transporter, which produces MYTKKDLLRLFIPAFIEQLLSTAIGVVNTMMVSGLGAFAVSAVGIVDSINIVAMNVFMAVSMGATVVISQHLGSGNDKDASRTATQSIATVLFLSALTGFGLYLFGEQIINSLFGSAEQIVKSAAKTYLICSAISYPFLGLFNVFTGILRANNNFRASMAAAVASNIVNVLVGALCIFYFKLGVLGAGIGMISARLFGMLVLVHPLFTDNRISIKGESYKISFKILKPVLFIGIPAGLDSLVFNGGKLLVQTFITSLGTAALAANTIAGSMNAIINIPGNAVAIVSVSVIGYYAGAGLRDELRQMIKKLTLYAMVLLGGVSLVFFPFVKSFIRLYAPADDVLVMALHVTYLTLVCIPIFWPAGFIVPACLRSTGDSVFITIVSISSMWLVRVLGGYLMVRYTSLGLMGIWIAWCFDWVTRGVPYCARAISRKYEKHLPKVDARST; this is translated from the coding sequence TTGTACACAAAAAAAGATTTGCTTCGTTTATTCATCCCTGCATTTATTGAACAACTGCTTTCTACTGCAATTGGCGTTGTAAATACCATGATGGTAAGCGGATTAGGAGCTTTTGCAGTATCGGCAGTTGGAATTGTTGACTCAATAAATATTGTAGCAATGAATGTTTTTATGGCAGTCTCAATGGGAGCTACAGTTGTAATATCTCAGCATTTAGGTTCTGGAAATGATAAGGATGCTTCTAGGACAGCAACCCAATCAATAGCAACGGTTTTATTTCTATCAGCCCTTACTGGTTTTGGGCTGTATTTGTTTGGAGAGCAAATTATTAATTCTCTATTTGGAAGTGCTGAGCAAATTGTAAAATCTGCGGCTAAAACTTACTTAATATGTTCTGCAATTTCATATCCATTTTTAGGCTTATTCAATGTTTTTACAGGAATTTTAAGGGCAAATAATAATTTCAGAGCATCAATGGCTGCAGCTGTTGCTTCAAATATTGTTAATGTTTTAGTGGGAGCTTTATGCATCTTTTATTTTAAATTGGGTGTTCTTGGTGCTGGAATTGGAATGATATCAGCAAGGCTATTTGGAATGCTGGTATTGGTTCATCCATTATTTACGGACAATAGAATAAGTATTAAGGGAGAATCCTATAAAATTTCTTTTAAGATATTGAAGCCAGTTTTATTTATAGGTATTCCAGCAGGCTTGGACAGTCTTGTATTTAATGGCGGAAAGCTATTGGTTCAGACATTTATTACATCATTAGGAACAGCTGCGCTGGCTGCAAATACTATTGCTGGCTCTATGAATGCTATTATAAATATTCCAGGAAATGCGGTTGCTATTGTATCGGTATCAGTAATAGGATATTATGCTGGGGCTGGTTTACGGGATGAATTGAGACAGATGATAAAAAAATTAACACTTTATGCTATGGTACTTCTTGGGGGTGTATCATTAGTATTTTTCCCATTTGTAAAAAGTTTCATAAGACTATATGCACCTGCTGATGATGTGTTGGTAATGGCATTACATGTTACTTATTTGACATTGGTATGTATACCAATATTCTGGCCGGCTGGATTTATTGTTCCCGCTTGTTTACGCAGCACAGGAGATTCTGTTTTTATCACCATAGTTTCAATATCAAGTATGTGGCTGGTAAGAGTGCTTGGAGGATACTTAATGGTAAGATATACTTCGTTAGGACTTATGGGAATATGGATTGCCTGGTGTTTTGATTGGGTAACACGAGGAGTACCTTATTGCGCCAGAGCAATATCTCGTAAATATGAAAAACATTTGCCAAAAGTTGATGCGCGATCAACATAA